Proteins encoded by one window of Labrus bergylta chromosome 2, fLabBer1.1, whole genome shotgun sequence:
- the adra2b gene encoding alpha-2B adrenergic receptor translates to MASVPDIGCSLELSGWNSSVSSSGASVPCNQSILKLAPYSPEATAVFATAITLMVVFTIVGNIMVIIAVLTSRSLRGPQNLFLVSLAAADILVATLIIPFSLANELLGYWYFKSLWCEIYLALDVLFCTSSIVHLCAISLDRYLSISRVTYGRQRTPKRIKAAIVVVWLISAVISFPPLLSLNKSEVGELGSEGGPQCQLNDERWYILYSTIGSFFAPCLIMILVYVRIYQIAKQRTRCPPGEPRKDGVGSATPSQPAKHVQANGKDDEESTPPSSNKNSNDRPPSLAINANTPPEENQTNQNPTTNNLLQPPSPSLPMTPVKTSLDTSPHANSTPSSVPQPARAKTKKEEKKKKVKQGRRKADNNNCDSSSTESDMEHSHGGGRGSTSMPGSPAGGGIHSPASVKRYRDMMATSKGARLVPGRKSKTEDTPGAARRKAMVNREKRFTFVLAVVIGVFVVCWFPFFFSYSLQAVCPKTCAIPDPLFKFFFWIGYCNSSLNPVIYTIFNKDFRKAFKKILCRSTKGTFF, encoded by the coding sequence ATGGCCTCAGTTCCGGATATCGGTTGCTCGCTGGAGCTGAGCGGTTGGAACAGCAGCGTGAGCAGCTCTGGAGCCTCCGTCCCCTGCAACCAGAGCATCTTAAAGCTTGCCCCCTACTCCCCTGAAGCCACGGCGGTCTTTGCCACCGCTATCACCCTGATGGTCGTCTTCACCATCGTGGGCAACATCATGGTCATCATCGCAGTCCTGACCAGCCGCTCCCTTCGAGGTCCGCAGAATCTCTTCCTGGTGTCACTGGCTGCTGCGGACATTTTAGTGGCCACACTCATCATCCCCTTCTCCCTGGCCAATGAGCTGCTGGGTTACTGGTACTTTAAATCACTGTGGTGTGAAATCTACCTGGCGCTGGACGTGCTCTTCTGCACCTCCTCCATCGTGCACCTGTGCGCCATCTCCCTGGACCGCTACCTGTCAATCTCCAGGGTCACCTATGGGCGCCAACGGACACCCAAACGCATCAAAGCCGCTATTGTGGTGGTGTGGCTCATTTCTGCCGTcatctccttccctcccctgcTCTCCCTGAACAAAAGTGAAGTAGGGGAGCTGGGCAGTGAAGGAGGACCTCAGTGCCAGCTGAATGATGAACGCTGGTACATCCTCTACTCCACCATCGGTTCCTTCTTTGCCCCCTGCCTCATTATGATCCTGGTCTATGTCCGAATTTACCAAATCGCCAAGCAGAGAACTCGTTGCCCCCCGGGAGAGCCGAGAAAGGACGGGGTCGGCTCTGCCACTCCAAGTCAGCCTGCTAAACATGTACAAGCCAACGGGAAGGATGATGAAGAAAGCACACCCCCATCATCTAACAAAAACTCCAATGACAGACCCCCTAGCCTTGCCATCAATGCCAATACTCCCCCCGAAGAGAACCAAACCAACCAGAATCCTACCACCAATAATCTCTTGCAGCCTCCATCCCCTTCTCTACCTATGACTCCTGTTAAAACCTCCCTGGACACCTCTCCTCATGCCAACTCAACCCCCTCCTCTGTGCCTCAGCCTGCTCGTGCCAAGactaaaaaagaggagaagaagaagaaggtcaaGCAGGGAAGGAGAAAAGCTGACAATAACAACTGCGACAGCTCGAGCACAGAAAGCGACATGGAACACAGTCACGGAGGAGGCCGAGGCAGCACCAGCATGCCGGGGTCACCCGCAGGAGGGGGCATCCACTCCCCAGCATCGGTCAAGCGCTACCGGGACATGATGGCCACTTCAAAGGGGGCACGGCTGGTGCCAGGGAGGAAGTCAAAAACAGAGGACACCCCTGGGGCGGCGAGGCGGAAAGCGATGGTGAACAGAGAGAAGCGTTTCACCTTTGTGCTGGCAGTGGTCATCGGGGTCTTTGTGGTGTGCTGGttccccttcttcttctcttactcCCTGCAGGCGGTATGCCCGAAGACCTGTGCCATTCCTGATCCGCTCTTTAAGTTTTTCTTCTGGATCGGCTACTGCAACTCCTCGCTAAACCCAGTCATATACACCATCTTCAACAAAGACTTCAGGAAGGCCTTCAAGAAGATTCTCTGCAGAAGCACCAAGGGGACTTTCTTTTAG
- the dusp2 gene encoding dual specificity protein phosphatase 2 — MSLRSEPLEITGSELVHILRTPRDQYSSAGCVVLDCRPFLDFTMAHICESRNVNWNSMLRRRSKSSVVALEWLIPDKALVARLQRGEFSPVVMVDESSRSVSELKAESVAQMLLTALQNEVHTQICFVQGGFEGFSEAYPELCYTSASLSQVEPEPMVTGRRTPAYDQDGPVELLPFLFLGSAIHASRRETLKAAGITAVLNVSSTCPNSYEGEFEYLRITVEDSLAADIRACFSTAIAFIDSVKQSGGRVLVHCQAGISRSATICLAYLMHTQRVKLDEAFDFVKQRRQVISPNLAFMGQLLQFETDVLCQG, encoded by the exons ATGTCTTTACGTAGTGAACCTTTGGAGATAACTGGCAGTGAGCTGGTCCACATTCTCAGGACCCCCCGGGACCAGTACAGCTCTGCCGGGTGCGTGGTGCTGGACTGCAGACCTTTCCTCGATTTTACTATGGCGCATATTTGCGAGTCCCGAAATGTCAACTGGAACTCAATGCTGCGCCGGAGATCCAAGAGCTCCGTGGTTGCTCTGGAGTGGCTCATCCCGGACAAGGCGCTCGTGGCccggctgcagagaggagagtttTCCCCGGTGGTGATGGTGGACGAAAGCAGCCGCTCAGTGTCCGAGCTGAAGGCAGAGAGCGTTGCCCAGATGTTACTCACAGCCCTGCAAAACGAAGTTCACACGCAGATCTGCTTTGTGCAAG GTGGATTTGAGGGATTTTCAGAGGCCTATCCAGAGCTATGTTACACCTCTGCCAGCCTCTCTCAAGTGGAACCAGAGCCAATGGTGACAGGACGCAGGACACCAGCGTATGATCAG GATGGTCCAGTGGAGCTGCTGCCCTTCCTGTTTCTGGGCAGTGCCATCCACGCGTCCCGCAGAGAGACCCTGAAAGCAGCAGGGATCACAGCTGTGCTCAATGTTTCCTCCACATGCCCAAACTCGTACGAGGGGGAGTTTGAGTACCTGCGGATCACTGTTGAGGACAGCCTGGCTGCTGACATCAGGGCCTGCTTCTCCACAGCCATTGCCTTCATCG ACTCTGTGAAGCAGAGTGGAGGTCGGGTGCTGGTGCACTGCCAGGCAGGTATCTCCCGCTCCGCCACCATCTGTCTGGCCTACCTCATGCACACGCAGCGTGTCAAGCTTGACGAGGCTTTCGACTTTGTGAAGCAGCGGCGTCAGGTTATCTCCCCAAACCTGGCCTTCATGGGACAGCTACTGCAGTTTGAGACTGACGTCCTCTGCCAAGGATGA